The region ATTCTCTTTCTACGGCCGGGCGGCCCGGATCACTCTGCAAGGCGATGATACCGCTGTAACTGGCAACAATCTGGCCCGGATCGGAATCAGCGTTAACGGCCAGCGGGTGATAGACGATCAAGTGGATCAGCCGCGCAAAACGTATACAGTGTTCGAAAGCGACACCGAGCAAGAGGTTACCGTAAGAATTACGAAGCTGTCTGAAGCGGCCATGTCAACGGTTGGCATTGTAGAGATCGCGGTGCAGGCTGAGGAAGGGATTAAGCCGACCCCATCTCCGCAGCATACGATCGAATTCATCGGCGATTCCATTACCTGCGGATATGGTGTGGATGATGAAGAGGCGCTACATACTTTTTCTACGGCTACAGAAGATGTAACGAAGGCCTACGCCTACCTGAGCGCAGAGCAGCTTGGTGCGGATTACAGTATGGTGTGTTACAGCGGATACGGCATTATTACCGGCTACACGGAGAACGACCAGAAGCTGACCACGCATCTTCTGCCCGATTACTACGAGAAGGTAGGCAAGTCGGAAGGGAGGTTCGGCGGCAGTCTGCTGCCCCAGGAGATCCCTTGGGAGTTCAGCAGATTCACGCCGGAGCTGATCGTCATTAATCTGGGGACCAACGACGATTCGTACACCAAGGAGGACCCCGCCAAGCAGGCGGATTATGCAGAGAACTATGCCGCTTTTCTCCAAAAGGTCAGACGGAATAATCCCGATTCCATCATTCTATGTACGCTCGGGATCATGGGGGACAGGCTGTATCCTGTCCTAGAGCAAGCGGTTGGCCGCTATACCGGGGAAACCGGCGACAGCAGGATCTCAGTGATGAAGTTCGAGGTACAGCGCGAAGAGGACGGCTACGCCGTTGACTTCCACCCCTCCCAGGTGACCCACCGTAAAGCCGCAGACAAACTGACGGCTGAAATTCGGAGGCTGATGAAGTGGTGAACTGGGCTGGTGAAGAATGGTGCGGGTAGTCCAGTGGTGATTGCACTATGTGCAATAGAAATTCATTAAACACCTCAATAAATGGTCCTGATTGTATTTAGTACAGTAGAATGTTGGAGAGAAGTCCAATATGGGCAAAATCTCTGAATTCTGCTGTACATAATACAGTAGAATAGCTAAAAAGTTAGTTTTAAAGCTCGATCTAATGTACAAAATGCAATAGGTACATTACCCGTCACCGGTGAATCCCCTTCTCACGCACAAACTTCTCCAGCACCCTGAATTCCTCCGTCACCTTGGTGAACGGCAGGGCGGCGAGGACCTGCTCCCGGTACGGGTTGCGGGCTCCGGCCGACAGGCGGGAATCCAGAATGCTGAGCACGCCGAGGTCCGTCTCACTGCGGATCAGACGCCCGGTGCCTTGCCGCAGGCGGAGCAGCATGTCCGGTACGTAGACCTCCATGAGCGGATTCGCCGCCTGCGCAGCCTTGTATTCGTAGACAGGATCGGCCGGAACCGGGAACGGCAGCCGGAAGACGATCAGATGCGACAGATCCGCCCCCTCAATATTCACGCCTTCCCAGAATACACCGGTACTCAGCAGCACACCCTTACTCGCCCGGAACTCAGCGATCACCCCGTCCTGGGACGAGCCTTCCCGCTGCATATGCAGCGCCCACTTCTGCTTTTCTGCACTCAGCTTTTTGTGAATGTACTTCATATCCTCTTTGGCCGAAAAAAGCACCAGTGTCCGCCCGTCCGTTACATTGCATAGCCGCAGCAGCTCCTTATACGCCGCTTCCAGATAAGCTTCGCGGTTGTTGTGGTTATAGTAAGGAACGTCCTTGGCAATATACATCATCGTATGGTGGTCATAATCGAACGGTGAAGCCTGACGCTCCATATACTCCCCCCTGTAGCCCAGCGAACGGGACAGATAAGCGTACTGCTCCGCAAGCGTATCGCCGGACTGGCTGAGGGTTGCGGAGGTCAGGATGACAGAGGTTTTGCCGCTAAACAGGCTGTATTTCAGGAATCGGCTGATCCCCTTGGGGCAGATGCTGACGGCAGCTTCTCCCCGGGGCTGGCTGGCCCAGAGGAGATAGTTGTCCTCCTTCCCGGCAAGCACCTGGAAGAGGTCAATCATTCCGTTAACGGCTTCGAAGGTATTGTCGATCTCCCGCTCATGCCGGGAAGTCAGGACCGAGAGACTGAGGCGGAACTCCTGCAGAATCTGCACAGCTTGCTCTAGCGGGACTCCTGTAATCGCCGATACTTTAATTCGGTCAGTGTCCTGCTTGGCCGTATGCAGCAGGTCTGCTTCTATCTGTCTGAACAGCTCTTTGGCGCAGCGCCGGACGAACTGGAAGGACTTCATCAGGCTGCGGTCTGCGGATTGCTTGTACAGCAGCTGCATGGCATCCTCCAGCACCCGTGAGGTCCCCCGGAAGGTGAATTCCAGGGTCTGGGCATCCCGGACCTTGGCCTCCAGATTATGCGCTTCATCTATAATGATCAGCGCAGGCCGCTCGGTGATCAGGCCCTTGGTTCCTTCTTTTTTCTTGATGAGGTCACGGATCAGCAGGTCCTGGTTCACGATGATGATATCCATCTCGCCCGGGCCGGCGTTGATCTTGGCCCGCATGTCATAGAAGGCGCAGGTATGCTTGTAGTGGCAGTGCTCGAACTTGCAATCCGTCACACACACGTTAGACCACAAGGCATCACTGACCCCGCCCTTCAGATCTGCCCGTTCATTGATTTCTGCATTCAGGATACCTTCTGCGAGTACAGTGAGCGGGGAACCGGGCTCCCCGGAGGGGAACAGGTCCGCTGCC is a window of Paenibacillus sp. FSL H3-0469 DNA encoding:
- a CDS encoding GDSL-type esterase/lipase family protein, with the protein product MSQMQTYQPAANHVRIIGRTHWIGEVLWLALSGGGVEFSFYGRAARITLQGDDTAVTGNNLARIGISVNGQRVIDDQVDQPRKTYTVFESDTEQEVTVRITKLSEAAMSTVGIVEIAVQAEEGIKPTPSPQHTIEFIGDSITCGYGVDDEEALHTFSTATEDVTKAYAYLSAEQLGADYSMVCYSGYGIITGYTENDQKLTTHLLPDYYEKVGKSEGRFGGSLLPQEIPWEFSRFTPELIVINLGTNDDSYTKEDPAKQADYAENYAAFLQKVRRNNPDSIILCTLGIMGDRLYPVLEQAVGRYTGETGDSRISVMKFEVQREEDGYAVDFHPSQVTHRKAADKLTAEIRRLMKW
- a CDS encoding ATP-dependent DNA helicase, giving the protein MYDRFKRLGLTERLGQQDMSLDIADAYIHGRNAMIEAGVGIGKSFAYLIPGLLINQLSRQPVIIATSSIQLSEQIHKDLRFIGSRLGFSMVRSVVGKGMGQYACRYRAADLFPSGEPGSPLTVLAEGILNAEINERADLKGGVSDALWSNVCVTDCKFEHCHYKHTCAFYDMRAKINAGPGEMDIIIVNQDLLIRDLIKKKEGTKGLITERPALIIIDEAHNLEAKVRDAQTLEFTFRGTSRVLEDAMQLLYKQSADRSLMKSFQFVRRCAKELFRQIEADLLHTAKQDTDRIKVSAITGVPLEQAVQILQEFRLSLSVLTSRHEREIDNTFEAVNGMIDLFQVLAGKEDNYLLWASQPRGEAAVSICPKGISRFLKYSLFSGKTSVILTSATLSQSGDTLAEQYAYLSRSLGYRGEYMERQASPFDYDHHTMMYIAKDVPYYNHNNREAYLEAAYKELLRLCNVTDGRTLVLFSAKEDMKYIHKKLSAEKQKWALHMQREGSSQDGVIAEFRASKGVLLSTGVFWEGVNIEGADLSHLIVFRLPFPVPADPVYEYKAAQAANPLMEVYVPDMLLRLRQGTGRLIRSETDLGVLSILDSRLSAGARNPYREQVLAALPFTKVTEEFRVLEKFVREKGIHR